The following proteins come from a genomic window of Acidobacteriaceae bacterium:
- a CDS encoding DUF3999 family protein, whose translation MKAAALLALLVLNGASTDTNHFRFERSIVGIAQSSSQTCVVLDPGFFAHAAPALADLRLFNGIVETPYVVRAAAPVETSRSSLDPLNLGTRDGQTSFDLAMPSGTYSDLELSVSAQNFIATVNVSGSQSENASAETRLGAFTIFDLSAQKLGRSTVLHLPPSDFRYLHFRITGSLKPDEIQSASISRDPVTQALYTLVAETSVVKQQQHISVITLTVPAEVPVDRVLFVPTDQTGNFTRDVTVEIQPGIKTQPQEDSAHGVEMLPSFSGNLLRLHRIADGRHIDEERLAVDVSNELGNEQTAWVITIENGDDPPLALKDVRLEMQQRELCFDAAPNSSYTLFYGDSSLQPPRYDYATLFAPQKNPAPATAGPEEPNPAYQPRPDDRPFTERHPALLWIALLAVMVVLGVVAVQSLSGPRPQDGNVR comes from the coding sequence ATGAAGGCAGCCGCTTTGCTTGCCCTGCTGGTGTTGAACGGGGCCTCGACGGACACAAACCACTTTCGTTTCGAGCGGTCGATTGTAGGGATAGCGCAGAGTTCCTCGCAAACTTGTGTCGTGTTGGACCCTGGGTTTTTTGCGCACGCCGCTCCCGCCCTCGCTGATCTGCGGCTCTTCAACGGTATCGTCGAAACTCCGTATGTCGTTCGCGCCGCAGCTCCGGTCGAAACCTCGCGGAGCTCGCTCGATCCGCTGAATCTCGGCACCCGCGACGGGCAGACCAGCTTCGACCTCGCCATGCCGTCAGGCACGTACAGCGATCTCGAGCTTAGCGTGTCCGCACAAAATTTCATCGCCACGGTCAACGTCTCTGGAAGCCAGTCGGAAAATGCATCCGCCGAAACTCGCCTCGGCGCCTTCACCATCTTCGACCTGAGCGCGCAGAAGCTCGGCCGCAGCACCGTTCTCCATCTGCCTCCATCGGACTTCCGCTATCTGCATTTCCGAATCACCGGCTCGCTGAAACCGGACGAGATCCAATCCGCATCCATCTCGCGCGATCCCGTCACGCAGGCCCTGTACACACTTGTTGCTGAAACCTCCGTTGTGAAACAGCAGCAGCACATTTCAGTCATCACCTTGACCGTGCCCGCGGAGGTGCCGGTCGACCGCGTTCTCTTTGTGCCCACGGATCAAACCGGCAACTTCACCCGCGATGTAACCGTAGAGATCCAGCCGGGAATAAAGACTCAGCCGCAGGAGGACAGCGCTCATGGTGTGGAGATGCTCCCCAGTTTCTCGGGCAATCTCCTGCGTCTCCACCGGATCGCAGACGGCCGGCACATCGACGAAGAAAGGCTCGCAGTTGACGTCAGCAATGAGCTTGGGAACGAACAGACGGCCTGGGTCATCACCATTGAAAACGGCGACGACCCGCCTCTCGCCTTGAAGGACGTCCGTCTCGAAATGCAGCAGCGCGAGCTCTGCTTTGACGCTGCGCCGAACAGTTCCTACACGCTCTTCTACGGCGACAGTTCTCTTCAGCCGCCACGCTACGATTACGCGACGCTGTTCGCGCCGCAGAAGAATCCGGCGCCGGCGACGGCCGGACCCGAGGAGCCGAATCCTGCATACCAGCCGCGACCGGACGATCGGCCGTTTACGGAGAGGCACCCGGCGCTGCTGTGGATCGCCCTTCTGGCAGTAATGGTTGTGCTTGGCGTTGTCGCGGTGCAGTCACTCTCGGGTCCTCGCCCGCAGGACGGAAACGTCCGGTAA
- a CDS encoding DUF2339 domain-containing protein: MAELRLRVAWLESLIGAQQSHAPIVVEQPPVAEIAAPVQFHVPPPESAGREVAATPTPVASAPPARVAVAAPHATDRSLESRIGSQWFNRIGILAVLIAMSWFLKLAIDNHWIGPLGRVVIGLIAGIGLIAWSERFSRKGYVIFSYSLKALGSGILYLSLWAAFSLFHLIPSSVAFIAMIAVTAFNGIMSWVRDSELLALYSIVGGLSTPLLLSTGENHEISLFTYLLILDVAVLLLAMLRPWSRLLFAAFTGTTLFVAGWWIRFYTDDQFARTAFFVACFFLLFAFAPRLVRTVEESTHKTSPWDSLATIVIPLANAALGFLAFYALLDRQETAWASPWLAVAFAAFYLLLLRLPARGIARRNSPVSSALQLVTAIVFLTIAIPLKTQGRWLTIGWLVQGAAMLWVARRLDQWLLRTLALIGLVLGLGALLLNNPPASLTPLLNERFATYCVAIAVFVFVALLSRSAEPSVSEQHTIPWTTVAVSSALLISLLILIAVSWEIHGYWWFVRWRGDWSLMHDYRMYAQFTYSAFFMIYGAILLVVGFWRHSAFVRWQALVLLAAAIAKVFLGDINSLSQGYRILSFLGLGVLLLAVSFVYQRDWLHLRGPESENA; encoded by the coding sequence TTGGCGGAGCTCCGTTTACGGGTCGCGTGGCTGGAAAGCCTGATCGGGGCGCAACAATCGCATGCGCCGATCGTGGTGGAGCAGCCTCCTGTCGCGGAGATCGCCGCACCCGTCCAGTTCCACGTGCCACCGCCGGAAAGCGCTGGCCGTGAGGTCGCAGCGACACCGACACCCGTGGCAAGTGCACCTCCGGCGCGCGTAGCGGTTGCTGCGCCGCATGCGACGGATCGATCGCTCGAGAGCCGCATCGGCTCGCAATGGTTCAACCGCATCGGCATCCTTGCAGTCCTGATTGCGATGTCGTGGTTCCTCAAGCTGGCCATCGACAATCACTGGATCGGGCCGCTGGGCCGCGTGGTCATCGGACTGATCGCGGGGATCGGACTGATCGCGTGGTCGGAGCGCTTCAGCCGCAAGGGCTACGTGATCTTCTCCTACTCGCTGAAGGCGCTGGGCAGCGGCATTCTGTACCTTTCGCTGTGGGCTGCGTTTTCGCTCTTCCACCTGATTCCATCCTCGGTTGCGTTCATCGCAATGATTGCGGTCACCGCGTTCAACGGAATCATGTCGTGGGTGCGCGATTCGGAGTTGCTCGCGCTGTATTCAATCGTTGGCGGACTCAGTACGCCGCTGCTGCTGTCGACGGGCGAAAACCACGAAATCTCTTTATTCACCTATCTGCTCATTCTGGATGTTGCCGTTCTTTTGCTGGCAATGCTTCGTCCTTGGTCGCGGCTTCTCTTCGCAGCGTTCACGGGCACGACGCTGTTTGTCGCGGGCTGGTGGATCAGGTTCTACACGGACGATCAATTCGCACGAACCGCATTCTTCGTCGCATGTTTCTTCCTGTTGTTCGCGTTCGCTCCGCGGCTTGTGCGAACCGTCGAAGAAAGCACGCACAAGACGAGTCCATGGGACAGTCTGGCCACAATCGTCATCCCGCTGGCGAATGCCGCACTGGGATTTCTGGCGTTTTATGCGCTGCTCGACCGGCAGGAGACCGCGTGGGCCAGTCCGTGGCTTGCGGTGGCGTTCGCGGCCTTTTATCTGCTGCTTCTGAGGCTTCCCGCGCGCGGTATCGCCAGGCGGAACTCGCCGGTCTCTTCCGCGTTACAACTCGTCACGGCGATCGTGTTCCTCACGATCGCGATCCCGCTCAAGACGCAGGGCCGGTGGCTCACGATCGGCTGGCTTGTGCAGGGAGCGGCGATGCTGTGGGTGGCGCGTCGGCTGGATCAGTGGCTGCTTCGGACGCTGGCCCTCATCGGTCTCGTGCTTGGACTCGGAGCACTGTTGCTCAACAATCCACCTGCATCGTTGACACCGTTGCTGAATGAGCGGTTCGCAACCTATTGCGTTGCCATTGCGGTTTTCGTGTTCGTCGCGCTGTTGTCGCGGAGCGCTGAGCCCAGCGTGAGCGAGCAGCATACGATTCCCTGGACTACAGTGGCGGTTTCTTCCGCGCTGCTGATCAGTCTGCTGATCCTGATTGCTGTGAGTTGGGAGATTCATGGCTACTGGTGGTTCGTGCGCTGGCGTGGCGACTGGAGCCTGATGCATGACTACCGGATGTACGCGCAGTTCACGTACTCAGCGTTTTTCATGATCTACGGCGCGATTCTTCTCGTTGTCGGATTCTGGCGCCACTCTGCGTTTGTAAGGTGGCAGGCGCTGGTGCTGCTCGCGGCAGCGATTGCCAAGGTGTTCCTCGGCGACATCAATTCGCTCAGCCAGGGCTATCGGATTCTCAGCTTTCTGGGGCTCGGTGTGCTGTTGCTGGCCGTCAGCTTTGTGTATCAGCGTGACTGGCTGCACCTCCGTGGCCCGGAGAGCGAAAACGCATGA